One window of Peteryoungia desertarenae genomic DNA carries:
- a CDS encoding c-type cytochrome, whose translation MTKIAVLLSLAAAPALAEGDAKAGAQVFKACQACHSIADAKNRVGPSLMGVIGRPVASVADYKYSPAMIAFGEGKVWDEGLMAEYLPQPRVLVKGTKMAYAGLKDDKKIADLIAFLKDPAVAGQ comes from the coding sequence ATGACGAAAATAGCGGTGCTTCTCAGCCTGGCCGCAGCCCCCGCTTTGGCCGAAGGTGATGCCAAGGCCGGTGCGCAGGTCTTCAAGGCCTGTCAGGCTTGTCATTCCATCGCCGATGCCAAGAATCGCGTAGGGCCGAGCCTGATGGGGGTCATCGGACGTCCGGTCGCCTCCGTTGCCGACTACAAATACTCGCCGGCCATGATTGCGTTTGGTGAAGGAAAGGTTTGGGATGAGGGTCTGATGGCCGAATACCTGCCGCAGCCGCGTGTGCTCGTAAAAGGCACAAAAATGGCCTATGCCGGTTTGAAGGATGACAAGAAGATTGCTGATCTGATCGCCTTTCTCAAGGATCCGGCAGTCGCTGGCCAGTAA
- a CDS encoding choline ABC transporter substrate-binding protein, translating to MTFTTTARQTLLAAVSMLAIGAAPAMAAEAESCSTVRFSDVGWTDITATTAVASVIAEALGYEAETSLLSVPVTYSSLKNNDIDVFLGNWMPTMEADIAPYREDKSVEIFGPNLEGAKYTLATNAAGAALGIKDFSDIAKHKDALEGNIYGIEPGNDGNRLIMDMIDNNQFELGEFEIVESSEQGMLAQVARAVKDEKPIVFLGWEPHPMNSNFELTYLSGGDDVFGPDFGGATIFTNTRAGYVAECPNIGKFITNLRFSLQMENEIMGKILNEGKEPEAAAIEWLKANPGPVAPWLAGVTTKDGGDPLPAVKAALGL from the coding sequence ATGACATTCACCACTACTGCTCGCCAGACCCTACTGGCTGCCGTTTCGATGCTTGCCATCGGGGCTGCACCCGCAATGGCGGCGGAAGCTGAAAGCTGCTCCACCGTGCGCTTCTCTGATGTTGGCTGGACCGATATCACCGCAACGACAGCCGTCGCCTCGGTTATCGCCGAAGCGCTGGGCTACGAGGCCGAAACGAGCCTTCTTTCCGTTCCGGTCACCTACAGCTCTCTGAAGAACAACGACATCGATGTCTTCCTCGGCAACTGGATGCCCACCATGGAGGCCGATATTGCCCCGTACCGCGAGGACAAGTCTGTCGAAATCTTCGGACCGAACCTTGAGGGCGCCAAATATACGCTTGCCACCAATGCTGCCGGTGCTGCCCTAGGGATCAAGGATTTTTCCGACATCGCCAAGCACAAGGATGCGCTCGAAGGGAATATCTACGGCATCGAGCCCGGCAATGACGGCAACCGCCTGATCATGGACATGATCGACAATAACCAGTTCGAGCTCGGCGAGTTCGAGATCGTTGAATCCTCCGAACAGGGCATGCTGGCGCAGGTCGCGCGTGCGGTGAAGGATGAAAAGCCGATCGTCTTCCTCGGCTGGGAACCCCATCCGATGAACTCCAATTTCGAGCTGACCTATCTTTCCGGCGGCGATGACGTTTTCGGTCCAGATTTCGGTGGCGCTACCATCTTCACAAACACCCGCGCCGGATATGTCGCAGAGTGCCCCAACATCGGTAAGTTCATCACCAATCTGCGTTTTTCGCTGCAGATGGAGAATGAAATCATGGGCAAGATCCTGAACGAGGGCAAGGAGCCGGAAGCCGCCGCGATCGAATGGCTGAAGGCCAATCCTGGCCCGGTTGCGCCCTGGCTTGCCGGTGTGACGACAAAAGACGGCGGCGATCCGCTGCCGGCAGTCAAGGCCGCCCTCGGCCTCTGA
- the choW gene encoding choline ABC transporter permease subunit, with protein MDFLTDYKLPIGQYSKNAVDWLTTNVDFLFDIIAGILSSSIDAMLFVLQGPFLEDTALEDFYPLFMIVVFSAIAWALRRSVGLVVFTFLGLLLIYNQGYWDETMETLALVLASTAVCMVVGVPIGIACARRPWLYAGVRPVLDLMQTIPTFVYLIPALILFGLGMVPGLIATVIFAIAAPIRLTRLGIISTPPALVEAAVAFGATPMQVLRKVELPFAMPQIMAGLTQTIMLSLSMVVIAALVGANGLGVPVVRALNTVNIARGFESGLCIVILAIILDRMFRIPGSGDDA; from the coding sequence ATGGACTTTCTCACGGACTACAAACTGCCCATCGGGCAATATTCCAAAAACGCTGTCGACTGGCTGACCACCAATGTCGATTTTCTTTTTGACATCATTGCAGGCATATTGAGTTCCTCAATCGACGCCATGCTCTTCGTCCTTCAAGGACCCTTTCTCGAAGACACGGCTCTGGAAGACTTTTATCCGCTTTTCATGATTGTTGTCTTCTCGGCCATTGCATGGGCGCTGCGCCGCTCTGTCGGTCTCGTCGTTTTCACCTTTCTCGGCCTGCTGCTCATCTATAATCAGGGCTACTGGGATGAGACGATGGAAACACTCGCCCTCGTGCTCGCCTCGACAGCCGTCTGTATGGTCGTCGGCGTGCCGATTGGCATCGCCTGTGCTCGCAGACCGTGGCTTTACGCCGGAGTGCGACCGGTCCTCGACCTGATGCAGACCATACCGACCTTCGTCTATCTCATCCCGGCACTGATCCTCTTTGGTCTCGGCATGGTGCCAGGTCTGATTGCAACCGTGATCTTTGCGATCGCCGCTCCCATCCGGCTGACAAGGCTCGGCATCATATCCACCCCGCCCGCGCTGGTGGAGGCGGCGGTTGCCTTTGGCGCGACCCCGATGCAGGTACTGCGCAAGGTTGAACTGCCCTTCGCCATGCCACAGATCATGGCAGGCCTGACCCAGACCATCATGCTGTCACTTTCCATGGTCGTCATTGCCGCACTTGTCGGCGCCAATGGCCTCGGCGTGCCGGTCGTACGGGCGCTGAACACGGTCAACATTGCCCGCGGTTTCGAATCCGGCCTTTGCATCGTCATTCTGGCGATCATCCTCGACCGCATGTTCCGCATTCCCGGATCAGGAGACGACGCATGA
- the choV gene encoding choline ABC transporter ATP-binding protein — MTDAVTFKDIDIIFGTNPQRAIAMIDEGKTRAEIGEETGLVLGVAGATLSVKEGEILVLMGLSGSGKSTLLRAVNGLAPVVRGTVGVRTDSGTVDPYNCSAKALRALRMRTVSMVFQQFGLLPWRTVAENVGFGLELSGMPEGERDAIIREQLDLVNLSVWADRKVGELSGGMQQRVGLARAFATGAPILLMDEPFSALDPLIRTRLQDELLEFQARLKKTILFVSHDLDEAFRIGNRIAIMESGRIIQCGTPQEIVQNPIDQYVADFVQNMNPINMLTAEDVMTPGIQMSDAHVTATAMPTTPLVEILDALSHEPGTIGVVDNGKIIGTIGAQDVVSGLTKHRRRPSAEA; from the coding sequence ATGACGGACGCTGTCACCTTCAAGGATATCGACATCATCTTCGGCACTAATCCGCAACGCGCCATCGCCATGATCGACGAAGGCAAGACCCGTGCGGAAATTGGCGAGGAGACGGGGCTGGTGCTGGGCGTGGCGGGAGCAACACTCTCGGTCAAGGAAGGAGAAATCCTCGTCCTGATGGGCCTTTCCGGTTCTGGCAAGTCGACGCTCCTGCGCGCAGTAAACGGCCTCGCCCCCGTTGTACGGGGAACGGTGGGCGTGCGCACGGATAGTGGAACCGTCGATCCCTATAACTGCTCGGCCAAGGCACTGCGCGCCTTGCGCATGCGAACCGTATCCATGGTGTTCCAGCAGTTCGGCCTTCTGCCGTGGCGAACAGTCGCCGAAAACGTCGGCTTCGGACTGGAACTCTCCGGCATGCCGGAAGGCGAACGCGACGCCATCATCCGCGAGCAACTCGACCTTGTGAACCTCTCTGTCTGGGCAGACCGCAAGGTCGGTGAACTCTCAGGCGGCATGCAGCAGCGCGTGGGTCTTGCCCGCGCCTTTGCAACGGGCGCACCCATCCTGTTGATGGACGAACCCTTCTCGGCCCTCGACCCGCTGATCCGTACCCGCCTCCAGGACGAACTCCTCGAATTCCAGGCACGGCTGAAAAAGACCATTCTGTTCGTCAGCCACGATCTGGATGAAGCATTCCGGATTGGCAACCGTATCGCCATCATGGAGAGCGGTCGCATCATCCAGTGCGGAACACCGCAGGAGATCGTCCAGAATCCGATAGATCAATATGTTGCGGATTTCGTGCAGAACATGAACCCCATCAACATGCTGACCGCGGAAGATGTCATGACGCCCGGCATACAGATGAGCGACGCCCATGTCACGGCGACAGCCATGCCGACAACACCACTGGTCGAAATCCTTGATGCCCTGTCGCATGAACCAGGGACAATCGGCGTTGTTGACAATGGAAAGATCATCGGCACGATTGGCGCTCAGGATGTGGTGAGTGGCCTGACGAAGCACAGAAGGCGCCCTTCGGCTGAAGCGTGA
- a CDS encoding HugZ family protein — protein sequence MPDKPSVLRETDEDARRQARILLRGARFASIGVIDPETGFPSVSRVLLGMDHDGVPVILVSALSGHTKALNADPRASLLTGEPGKGDPLAHPRLSLQCSAERVEPGSPIHQRIRSRFIERHAKAKLYVDFPDFCFFRLIPTQASLNGGFGRAYVLPGADFTIEPAEGDLWGNEEQVLLDLRYNNPDAASRLALLKFGAEARNWAFCGLDRAGIDLISGDLLLRFEFAKPVSNRSELTLELSNSEYAVP from the coding sequence ATGCCTGACAAACCTTCCGTCCTGCGCGAGACAGATGAGGACGCACGCCGGCAGGCGCGCATCCTGCTGCGGGGCGCCCGTTTTGCATCCATTGGCGTGATTGACCCCGAAACCGGTTTTCCCTCGGTCAGTCGCGTCCTCCTGGGCATGGATCATGATGGCGTGCCGGTCATCCTCGTCTCCGCCCTTTCCGGTCATACGAAGGCACTGAACGCTGACCCGCGTGCATCCCTGCTGACGGGCGAACCTGGCAAAGGCGATCCCCTCGCCCATCCACGTCTCTCACTTCAGTGTAGCGCCGAAAGGGTCGAGCCGGGCAGTCCGATACATCAGCGAATCCGCAGTCGTTTCATCGAACGACATGCGAAGGCAAAACTCTATGTCGATTTTCCCGATTTCTGCTTCTTCCGCCTCATTCCAACCCAGGCCAGCCTGAATGGCGGCTTCGGACGCGCCTATGTGCTGCCCGGGGCAGATTTCACCATTGAACCCGCCGAAGGCGACCTGTGGGGTAACGAAGAACAGGTACTACTAGATTTAAGGTATAACAATCCGGATGCGGCATCGAGACTTGCGCTGCTGAAATTTGGAGCAGAGGCCAGAAATTGGGCGTTTTGCGGGTTGGACAGGGCCGGAATCGATTTGATTTCCGGCGACTTGCTGCTTCGATTCGAGTTTGCAAAACCTGTTTCAAATCGAAGCGAATTAACGTTAGAACTATCTAATTCAGAATACGCAGTACCTTAA
- a CDS encoding ArsR/SmtB family transcription factor, with the protein MKTKALSEQSVAAAGLLSAMANPKRLMILCSLVEGEVPVGVLANQVGLSQSALSQHLSKLRAQKLVKTRRDAQTIYYSSTSESVIKILSTLEGIYCPAVANKNAA; encoded by the coding sequence ATGAAAACCAAAGCATTGTCCGAACAGTCTGTTGCAGCCGCTGGCCTTCTTTCTGCCATGGCCAACCCGAAACGTCTGATGATTCTTTGCAGTCTCGTTGAAGGTGAAGTTCCAGTCGGTGTTCTGGCAAACCAGGTTGGACTCAGCCAGTCGGCCCTGTCACAGCACCTGTCGAAGCTGCGCGCACAAAAGCTGGTCAAGACCCGCCGCGATGCCCAGACGATCTACTATTCCAGCACGTCCGAGTCCGTGATCAAGATCCTGAGCACTCTGGAGGGCATTTATTGCCCGGCGGTCGCCAATAAAAATGCCGCCTGA
- a CDS encoding aspartate aminotransferase family protein, with translation MSNRLNSTPNDLRAFWMPFTANRQYKKEPRLFVGAKDMHYTTHDGRQVLDGTAGLWCVNAGHCRPLITEAIREQAGELDYAPAFQLGHPKAFELANRLIDLAPDNMAHVLYTNSGSESVETALKVALAYQRVKGQGSRTRLIGRERGYHGVNFGGISVGGIVSNRKMFGTLLTGVDHLPHTHQPAKNAFTKGMPEHGGDLADELERIVTLHDASTIAAVIVEPVSGSTGVLIPPKGYLQRLREICTKHGILLIFDEVITGFGRLGAPFAAQYFDVKPDIMVTAKGLTNGVIPMGAVFVTAEIHDAFMQGPEHMIEFFHGYTYSGNPIASAAALGTLDTYRDENLLTRAAEIAPYWEEKLHSLRDCPNVIDIRNLGLIGAIELKPIDGEPTKRAFNAFLNAYNDGLLIRTTGDIIALSPPLIITHEQIDELFDKLRKVLMNNI, from the coding sequence ATGTCCAACCGCCTCAATTCCACGCCAAACGACCTGCGCGCCTTCTGGATGCCGTTCACGGCAAATCGCCAGTACAAGAAGGAGCCGCGCCTTTTCGTCGGCGCCAAGGACATGCACTACACCACCCATGACGGCCGCCAGGTGCTCGATGGCACGGCAGGCCTCTGGTGTGTAAACGCCGGTCACTGCCGTCCGCTGATCACAGAAGCAATCCGCGAGCAGGCGGGCGAACTCGATTATGCGCCGGCCTTCCAGCTCGGCCACCCCAAGGCCTTTGAACTCGCAAACCGCCTGATCGACCTCGCTCCGGACAACATGGCGCATGTGCTCTACACCAATTCCGGCTCGGAATCGGTCGAGACGGCGCTCAAGGTCGCGCTTGCCTATCAGCGCGTGAAGGGGCAAGGGTCCCGCACCCGCCTGATCGGTCGCGAACGCGGCTATCACGGGGTCAATTTCGGCGGCATCTCGGTCGGTGGTATCGTCTCCAACCGCAAGATGTTCGGTACGCTTCTGACCGGCGTCGACCACCTGCCGCATACGCACCAGCCGGCCAAGAACGCCTTCACCAAGGGAATGCCGGAGCATGGCGGCGATCTCGCCGACGAGCTGGAGCGCATCGTCACCCTGCATGACGCTTCGACCATTGCCGCCGTCATCGTCGAGCCCGTCTCCGGCTCGACCGGCGTGCTCATCCCGCCAAAGGGTTACCTGCAGCGCCTGCGCGAGATCTGCACCAAGCACGGCATCCTGTTGATCTTCGATGAAGTCATCACCGGTTTCGGCCGCCTCGGCGCCCCCTTTGCCGCCCAGTATTTCGACGTGAAGCCCGACATCATGGTCACGGCCAAGGGCCTGACCAATGGCGTCATCCCGATGGGCGCGGTCTTCGTCACCGCCGAGATCCATGACGCCTTTATGCAGGGACCCGAGCACATGATCGAGTTCTTCCATGGCTACACCTATTCCGGCAACCCGATTGCATCCGCAGCAGCACTCGGCACGCTCGACACCTATCGCGACGAGAACCTGCTGACCCGTGCGGCCGAAATCGCGCCTTACTGGGAAGAGAAGCTGCACTCGCTGCGGGACTGCCCCAATGTCATCGATATCCGCAATCTCGGCCTGATCGGCGCGATCGAGCTGAAACCGATCGACGGCGAACCAACGAAGCGCGCCTTCAACGCCTTCCTGAACGCCTATAATGACGGCCTGCTGATCCGCACCACCGGCGACATCATCGCGCTCTCGCCGCCGCTGATCATCACCCACGAGCAGATCGACGAACTCTTCGACAAGCTGCGTAAGGTTCTGATGAACAACATCTGA
- a CDS encoding group II truncated hemoglobin gives MSEEAITLYEAIGGDDTVKRLCRRFYELMDTLPEASHCRAVHPADLTGSEEKFYDYLTGYLGGPPIYMQKRGHPMLRRRHFVAEIGPVERDEWLLCFRRAMDETVENPKLREIIWEPILRLAHHMQNKE, from the coding sequence ATGAGCGAGGAAGCGATCACGCTCTACGAGGCCATTGGCGGCGACGACACCGTCAAGCGCCTGTGCCGCCGGTTCTATGAGCTGATGGACACATTGCCCGAGGCATCGCACTGCCGTGCTGTGCATCCGGCGGACCTCACTGGCAGCGAGGAAAAATTCTATGACTATCTGACCGGCTATCTCGGCGGTCCGCCGATCTACATGCAGAAGCGCGGCCATCCGATGCTGAGACGGCGGCACTTCGTCGCCGAAATCGGGCCCGTGGAACGGGACGAATGGCTGCTTTGCTTCCGGCGTGCCATGGACGAGACGGTCGAAAATCCGAAGCTACGTGAGATCATCTGGGAGCCCATACTGCGCCTGGCTCATCACATGCAGAACAAGGAATGA
- a CDS encoding DUF423 domain-containing protein, whose amino-acid sequence MSPIKASSRALIAIAGLAGAAGVALAAAASHAGGEALLRPASMICLVHAPAILALAALQDRLRLATVSAWLLVVGTLLFAGDLVSRHFVGSGLFAMAAPTGGMTLIAGWLVGTIGALLPQKSA is encoded by the coding sequence ATGTCCCCAATCAAAGCCAGCTCCCGCGCCCTTATCGCTATTGCCGGTCTGGCAGGTGCGGCAGGGGTCGCACTCGCGGCAGCGGCAAGCCATGCCGGTGGAGAGGCATTGTTGCGCCCGGCCTCCATGATTTGCCTCGTCCATGCACCAGCCATCCTCGCGCTGGCTGCACTACAGGACCGGTTGCGTCTTGCCACAGTGTCAGCCTGGTTGCTGGTCGTCGGGACGCTGCTTTTTGCCGGAGACCTGGTCTCGCGCCACTTCGTCGGGAGCGGCCTGTTTGCAATGGCAGCACCGACTGGTGGAATGACATTGATTGCCGGCTGGCTGGTTGGCACAATCGGCGCTCTTCTGCCTCAAAAGAGCGCATGA
- a CDS encoding glyoxalase superfamily protein, with protein MDRADLTPDRRMDIVPVLPSLDFAQTSDFYRSYLGFEEMPFSHDDYMIIRRGCVELHFSLTHDPGLCHASSVIIRFPDVRQIYDALRGRGIDVIRPSVQGPGGQVFHLRDPHGLLLIFADGLGQCLANGHGDVSKSGVG; from the coding sequence ATGGATCGCGCCGATCTCACCCCTGATAGACGCATGGATATCGTCCCGGTACTTCCATCTCTGGATTTCGCCCAGACAAGCGATTTCTACCGGAGCTATCTTGGCTTTGAGGAAATGCCCTTTTCCCATGACGATTACATGATCATCAGACGCGGTTGCGTCGAATTGCACTTCAGCCTCACACACGACCCTGGCCTTTGCCATGCCAGTTCGGTCATCATTCGCTTTCCCGATGTAAGACAAATCTACGACGCTCTTCGTGGCAGGGGCATTGATGTTATTCGTCCGTCTGTGCAGGGGCCAGGGGGACAAGTCTTCCACCTTCGGGACCCCCACGGGCTTTTGCTCATCTTCGCCGACGGTCTTGGCCAATGTCTCGCCAACGGTCATGGCGACGTCAGCAAAAGCGGGGTTGGCTGA
- a CDS encoding DUF2325 domain-containing protein: MAKKKTKHAACKTGGNATEVLPQRTQPEVKSFLYVGGRDCQVAHLRQIATNFGAELIHHDGGLREAVSRIDTVLPSVDCVFCPIDCISHDACLRVKSGCKKFGKTFIPLRNGSKSSLERALQTLSERNGNG; this comes from the coding sequence ATGGCGAAGAAGAAGACGAAGCACGCCGCATGCAAGACCGGCGGCAATGCGACAGAGGTGCTGCCGCAGCGGACGCAGCCGGAAGTGAAGAGCTTCCTCTATGTCGGTGGCCGGGATTGCCAGGTTGCCCATCTTCGTCAGATCGCAACAAATTTCGGCGCGGAACTCATTCACCATGACGGCGGTTTGAGAGAAGCGGTCTCCCGCATCGACACCGTGCTGCCCTCGGTCGACTGTGTCTTCTGCCCCATCGACTGTATCAGCCACGATGCCTGTCTGCGGGTCAAAAGCGGATGCAAGAAGTTCGGCAAGACCTTCATTCCGCTTCGCAATGGTTCGAAGTCCAGCCTGGAACGAGCGCTGCAGACATTGAGCGAGAGGAATGGAAACGGATGA
- a CDS encoding NAD(P)-dependent oxidoreductase encodes MRRLEPGLKAGRLDAADYAKNFSDLHPRLGDHEALVAADRCYFCHDAPCMTACPTAIDIPMFIRQISTGNPLGSAKTIFDQNILGGMCARVCPTETLCEEACVRNTAEERPVEIGRLQRYATDIAIEQGRQFYTPGPSTGKTVGVIGAGPAGLAAAHRLAMHGHQVTVYEAREKAGGLNEYGIAAYKTPNDFAQQEVDYILSLGNIDVLDGQMMGRDFTLADLQAKHDAVFIGAGLGNVNALNIPGAQINGVLDAVEFIANLRQADDKADVPVGRDVVVIGGGMTAIDAAVQAKLLGAENVTICYRRGKEHMNASEFEQDLAASKGVHIRHWLQPKEVAHHHGHCSSITFEYTHLENGLMKGTGHTVEIKADQILVAIGQKLDGQGLDGLKLEGGKIAIDAEGRTSIPGVWAGGDCAFGGQDLTVSAVAMGRDAAESINRSLAVMTAGVTAVA; translated from the coding sequence ATGCGAAGACTGGAACCGGGCCTCAAGGCCGGGCGGCTTGACGCTGCCGATTATGCAAAGAATTTTTCTGACTTGCATCCACGCCTCGGCGATCACGAGGCGCTTGTCGCCGCCGACCGCTGTTATTTCTGTCATGACGCGCCCTGCATGACCGCCTGTCCGACGGCCATCGACATTCCGATGTTCATCCGTCAGATCTCGACCGGCAATCCGCTCGGCTCGGCCAAGACGATCTTTGACCAGAACATTCTCGGCGGCATGTGCGCCCGCGTCTGTCCCACCGAAACGCTCTGCGAAGAGGCCTGTGTGCGCAACACGGCCGAGGAGCGCCCGGTCGAGATCGGACGCCTGCAGCGCTATGCGACCGACATTGCCATCGAACAGGGCCGCCAGTTCTACACGCCCGGCCCATCCACGGGCAAAACTGTCGGCGTGATCGGGGCAGGTCCCGCAGGTCTGGCTGCCGCGCATCGGCTTGCCATGCACGGTCATCAGGTCACTGTCTATGAAGCCCGCGAAAAGGCTGGCGGCCTCAACGAATACGGAATCGCCGCCTATAAGACGCCCAACGACTTTGCCCAGCAGGAAGTCGATTACATCCTGTCACTCGGCAACATCGACGTGCTTGATGGCCAGATGATGGGCCGCGATTTCACATTGGCCGACCTTCAGGCCAAGCATGACGCCGTCTTCATCGGGGCCGGTCTTGGCAATGTCAATGCGCTCAACATCCCGGGTGCCCAGATCAATGGCGTGCTCGATGCCGTCGAATTCATCGCCAATCTTCGCCAGGCGGACGATAAGGCAGACGTTCCGGTCGGGCGTGACGTCGTCGTCATCGGCGGCGGCATGACGGCCATCGATGCGGCAGTCCAGGCCAAGCTTCTCGGCGCGGAAAATGTCACCATCTGCTATCGCCGCGGCAAGGAGCACATGAATGCCTCCGAGTTCGAGCAGGATCTGGCAGCCTCGAAGGGTGTGCATATCCGCCACTGGCTGCAGCCGAAGGAAGTCGCCCATCACCACGGCCACTGCTCGTCGATCACCTTCGAATACACCCATCTCGAAAACGGCTTGATGAAGGGCACCGGCCACACAGTCGAGATCAAGGCGGACCAGATTCTGGTTGCCATCGGCCAGAAGCTCGACGGCCAGGGTCTTGACGGGCTTAAGCTCGAAGGCGGCAAGATCGCCATCGACGCCGAAGGCCGCACCTCGATCCCGGGAGTCTGGGCCGGCGGCGACTGCGCCTTCGGAGGTCAGGACCTGACGGTCTCTGCCGTCGCCATGGGCCGCGATGCGGCCGAAAGCATCAACCGCTCTCTCGCCGTCATGACGGCGGGCGTGACCGCAGTCGCATGA
- the preA gene encoding NAD-dependent dihydropyrimidine dehydrogenase subunit PreA: MADLRNNFVGIKSPNPFWLASAPPTDKAYNVERAFKAGWGGVVWKTLGSEGPPVVNVNGPRYGAIWGADRRLLGLNNIELITDRPLQVNLQEMKMVKQNWPDRALVASIMVPCVEEEWKAILPLVEETGADGIELNFGCPHGMSERGMGSAVGQVPEYIEMVVRWCKQYTRMPVITKLTPNITDIRNPARAAKRGGTDAVSLINTINSIVSVDLDNFSPNPSIGGKGSHGGYCGPAVKPIALNMVSEIARDPETYGLPISGIGGVTTWRDAAEFLALGAGNVQVCTAAMTYGFKIVQEMISGLNDWMDAKGHRSLDDICGRAVPNVTDWKYLNLNYVAKAHIDQDACIKCGRCHIACEDTSHQAITSIVDGVRKFEVMEDECVGCNLCVNVCPVENCITMVGLEPGTIDQRTGKPVDPNYANWTTHPNNPMAVQAAE, translated from the coding sequence ATGGCTGATCTTCGCAATAACTTCGTCGGCATCAAGTCGCCCAACCCCTTCTGGCTGGCCTCTGCCCCACCGACCGACAAGGCCTATAACGTCGAGCGCGCCTTCAAGGCGGGCTGGGGCGGCGTCGTCTGGAAGACTTTGGGCTCGGAAGGCCCGCCGGTCGTCAACGTCAACGGCCCGCGCTATGGCGCAATCTGGGGCGCAGACCGCCGCCTTCTTGGCCTCAACAATATCGAACTGATCACCGACCGCCCCCTGCAGGTGAACCTGCAGGAGATGAAAATGGTGAAGCAGAACTGGCCGGATCGGGCGCTTGTCGCCTCGATCATGGTGCCCTGCGTCGAGGAAGAGTGGAAGGCGATCCTGCCGCTCGTCGAAGAAACAGGCGCTGATGGCATCGAGCTGAATTTCGGCTGTCCGCACGGCATGTCCGAGCGCGGCATGGGGTCAGCCGTCGGTCAGGTGCCGGAATATATCGAAATGGTCGTGCGCTGGTGCAAGCAATATACCCGCATGCCCGTCATCACCAAGCTGACGCCCAATATCACCGATATCCGCAACCCGGCCCGCGCCGCCAAGCGCGGCGGCACCGATGCCGTGTCGCTGATCAACACGATCAACTCGATCGTATCGGTCGATCTCGACAACTTCTCGCCGAACCCCAGCATTGGCGGCAAGGGCAGCCATGGCGGCTATTGCGGCCCGGCGGTGAAGCCGATCGCGCTCAACATGGTCTCCGAAATCGCCCGCGACCCGGAAACCTATGGCCTGCCGATATCCGGCATCGGCGGTGTTACGACCTGGCGTGATGCGGCCGAATTCCTGGCGCTGGGTGCTGGCAACGTGCAGGTCTGTACCGCCGCCATGACCTATGGCTTCAAGATCGTCCAGGAGATGATCTCGGGCCTCAATGACTGGATGGATGCCAAGGGCCACCGCTCGCTGGATGATATCTGCGGACGCGCCGTGCCGAATGTCACCGACTGGAAGTATCTCAACCTCAATTATGTGGCGAAAGCCCATATCGATCAGGATGCCTGCATCAAGTGCGGTCGCTGCCACATCGCCTGCGAGGACACCTCGCACCAGGCAATCACCAGCATCGTTGATGGCGTGAGGAAGTTCGAGGTGATGGAAGACGAATGCGTCGGCTGCAATCTCTGCGTCAATGTCTGTCCGGTCGAAAACTGCATCACCATGGTCGGCCTCGAACCCGGCACGATCGACCAGCGCACCGGCAAGCCGGTCGACCCCAACTACGCCAACTGGACGACCCATCCGAACAATCCGATGGCGGTTCAGGCTGCGGAATAA